In Aptenodytes patagonicus chromosome 12, bAptPat1.pri.cur, whole genome shotgun sequence, a genomic segment contains:
- the NIPAL4 gene encoding magnesium transporter NIPA4 isoform X2 → MEPLEANSSCSNGSLVTLLCLSHRVVCQVISDADPDDSVQDNGTLDNFWVTQLESNYGFYIGLGLAVFSSFLIGSSIILKKKGLLRLVEKGGTRAGDGGHGYLKDWLWWAGLLTMGGGEAANFAAYAFAPATIVTPLGALSVLISAILSSYLLGERLNLLGKLGCMLSLVGSTVMVIHAPEDEEVTTLDEMSSKLKEPGFLAYAAILLAVCFLLIFYLAPRYGQSNILIYLTICSVIGAFSVSSVKGLGIAIKGFFAGRPVLQHPLTWILVITLVASITTQINYLNKSLDIFNTSLVFPIYYVLFTTIVITTSIILFKEWVTMTVVDIIGTVCGFLTIILGVFLLHAFKDMDVSLGNLPQVLQSGQQAPVTRDDKNILIEVDNSSIAPEDKPQTLA, encoded by the exons ATGGAGCCGCTAGAAGcgaacagcagctgcagcaacg GGTCTCTGGTCACCCTTTTGTGCCTTTCCCACCGGGTCGTGTGCCAAGTGATCAGCGATGCTGACCCAGATGACTCTGTCCAGGACAATGGGACTTTGGATAACTTCTGGGTAACTCAGCTGGAAAGCAATTACGGATTCTACATTGGCCTGGGCTTGGCTGTCTTCTCCAGCTTCCTCATCGGAAGCAGCATCATCCTCAAGAAGAAGGGGCTGCTACGGCTGGTGGAGAAGGGAGGCACCAGGGCAG GAGACGGAGGCCACGGCTACCTAAAGGACTGGCTCTGGTGGGCTGGCTTGTTAACCA TGGGTGGAGGGGAAGCTGCCAACTTTGCCGCCTATGCCTTTGCTCCTGCAACTATTGTCACGCCTCTGGGGGCTCTGAGCGTGCTCATAAG TGCCATCCTGTCTTCGTATTTGCTTGGAGAACGGCTCAACCTGCTGGGAAAGCTGGGCTGCATGCTGAGCCTCGTGGGCAGCACCGTGATGGTGATACACGCACCAGAGGACGAGGAGGTCACCACTCTGGACGAAATGTCTTCTAAGCTGAAAGAGCCAG gtTTCCTCGCTTATGCTGCGATCCTCTTGGCTGTCTGCTTCCTCCTGATCTTCTACCTTGCACCCCGCTATGGCCAGAGCAACATCCTCATCTACCTCACCATCTGCTCCGTTATCggtgccttctccgtgtcctcaGTCAAGGGCCTGGGTATTGCCATCAAGGGCTTCTTTGCTGGCCGGCCTGTGCTGCAGCACCCGTTGACATGGATCCTAGTCATCACGCTGGTGGCATCCATCACTACACAAATTAACTACCTCAATAAGTCTCTAGACATTTTCAACACCTCTTTGGTGTTTCCCATCTACTATGTGCTGTTCACCACCATCGTCATCACAACTTCCATCATCCTCTTTAAGGAGTGGGTAACCATGACTGTAGTGGACATCATCGGGACAGTTTGTGGCTTCCTCACCATCATTTTGGGGGTGTTTTTACTCCATGCCTTCAAAGACATGGATGTCAGTTTAGGGAATCTACCACAAGTCCTCCAGAGTGGACAGCAAGCGCCAGTCACCCGAGATGACAAGAACATCCTGATAGAGGTGGACAACTCCAGCATTGCCCCGGAGGATAAACCCCAA acGCTTGCATGA
- the NIPAL4 gene encoding magnesium transporter NIPA4 isoform X1 produces the protein MEPLEANSSCSNGSLVTLLCLSHRVVCQVISDADPDDSVQDNGTLDNFWVTQLESNYGFYIGLGLAVFSSFLIGSSIILKKKGLLRLVEKGGTRAGDGGHGYLKDWLWWAGLLTMGGGEAANFAAYAFAPATIVTPLGALSVLISAILSSYLLGERLNLLGKLGCMLSLVGSTVMVIHAPEDEEVTTLDEMSSKLKEPGFLAYAAILLAVCFLLIFYLAPRYGQSNILIYLTICSVIGAFSVSSVKGLGIAIKGFFAGRPVLQHPLTWILVITLVASITTQINYLNKSLDIFNTSLVFPIYYVLFTTIVITTSIILFKEWVTMTVVDIIGTVCGFLTIILGVFLLHAFKDMDVSLGNLPQVLQSGQQAPVTRDDKNILIEVDNSSIAPEDKPQVFMIYT, from the exons ATGGAGCCGCTAGAAGcgaacagcagctgcagcaacg GGTCTCTGGTCACCCTTTTGTGCCTTTCCCACCGGGTCGTGTGCCAAGTGATCAGCGATGCTGACCCAGATGACTCTGTCCAGGACAATGGGACTTTGGATAACTTCTGGGTAACTCAGCTGGAAAGCAATTACGGATTCTACATTGGCCTGGGCTTGGCTGTCTTCTCCAGCTTCCTCATCGGAAGCAGCATCATCCTCAAGAAGAAGGGGCTGCTACGGCTGGTGGAGAAGGGAGGCACCAGGGCAG GAGACGGAGGCCACGGCTACCTAAAGGACTGGCTCTGGTGGGCTGGCTTGTTAACCA TGGGTGGAGGGGAAGCTGCCAACTTTGCCGCCTATGCCTTTGCTCCTGCAACTATTGTCACGCCTCTGGGGGCTCTGAGCGTGCTCATAAG TGCCATCCTGTCTTCGTATTTGCTTGGAGAACGGCTCAACCTGCTGGGAAAGCTGGGCTGCATGCTGAGCCTCGTGGGCAGCACCGTGATGGTGATACACGCACCAGAGGACGAGGAGGTCACCACTCTGGACGAAATGTCTTCTAAGCTGAAAGAGCCAG gtTTCCTCGCTTATGCTGCGATCCTCTTGGCTGTCTGCTTCCTCCTGATCTTCTACCTTGCACCCCGCTATGGCCAGAGCAACATCCTCATCTACCTCACCATCTGCTCCGTTATCggtgccttctccgtgtcctcaGTCAAGGGCCTGGGTATTGCCATCAAGGGCTTCTTTGCTGGCCGGCCTGTGCTGCAGCACCCGTTGACATGGATCCTAGTCATCACGCTGGTGGCATCCATCACTACACAAATTAACTACCTCAATAAGTCTCTAGACATTTTCAACACCTCTTTGGTGTTTCCCATCTACTATGTGCTGTTCACCACCATCGTCATCACAACTTCCATCATCCTCTTTAAGGAGTGGGTAACCATGACTGTAGTGGACATCATCGGGACAGTTTGTGGCTTCCTCACCATCATTTTGGGGGTGTTTTTACTCCATGCCTTCAAAGACATGGATGTCAGTTTAGGGAATCTACCACAAGTCCTCCAGAGTGGACAGCAAGCGCCAGTCACCCGAGATGACAAGAACATCCTGATAGAGGTGGACAACTCCAGCATTGCCCCGGAGGATAAACCCCAAGTATTCATGATCTATACCTAG